A window of Nicotiana sylvestris chromosome 8, ASM39365v2, whole genome shotgun sequence genomic DNA:
tacggcaccgggtgccagccacgcctcctaGGGTtagggcgtgacaaagtggtatcagagcgggtcgtgtcctagggagtctataaaGCTGTGCCTAGTAAAGTCTCACTTATGGATGtgttgcgcgccacatttataattgagaggctatgaGGCATTCTTTTGTTTTCAGATGGTGCCATAGAACTAAGTCGTAAAAAGTCAATATGAAGCTTTCGCTAGATTtagtatgcaccagaggtgcaggtATCACAGTAGAGCTTTAAAGCgtaatgtggaagggaggttatgaaagaaacaaaagatacgatgcgagattgaaaagtaagtaaggaaaaggtgaagaagatatgagatactcaagtacaaaagaTTGTGAATAGTTGAGACTTCAGATATAGTTTTGATTTTTGCTTAAGTTATAGAGGAGACCCTAGTGAAAATTTTACAAATATATAAGAGTtaaaattcgaggacgaatgttctaaagggggaatgatgttacaccccgtaagtttaaacCCTTTATGCcaactaaaagaaaaaaaaatattaaaacttctTACCATATAATATTATCATCTTTTTCACTTGTTAAAAAGTTATATTTTGTCTATCCTAACAATCACTTTACTTAGAAGGAAATTTAGTAACGTTAGGTGCTCTAATATGGGTAGGCGTACTCTCTTTTAATAGCTTGTTTCAATATCTTAGATTTTTTGCATAAGTTATGGTGGGGTTTATTTATGCCGGAAACCAAATTATACGACTAATGCAAAGTTGAACAGTTAATGTAAAGTTCTCCGCCAAATTATATTTTCTGTACAAGAGTTCAGACGAGCTAATAATATTTCAATACTCACGTTTCTACCactgaaacaacaacaacaatccagtgtaatcccactagtggggtctggggagggtagtgtgtacgtagaccttacccgtACCCCGgagagtagagaggctgtttccgaaagatccTCGGCTCAATAAGACAAAAGGACAAAAGAACAAAAGGAAACAATATTAGTAACACCACAGAACAATAcgaaagaaatatatatatatatatatatggaaaaataagaacaacatgaaatcaagaGGCATGATACCAAGCAAAAGCAAAATAGTATCCTTACCAAACTAGTCCCTCAAAGTTATGACATAAGACGATACTCAgctacctcctagcctacaaccttaatactcgacctccacatattcctatcaagtgtcatgtcctcgaaaatctgaagcatcgccatatcctgcctaatcacctccccccaatacttcttaggccgccctttACCTCTTCTCGagccctccacaaccagccgttcacacctccttaccggagcatctgggcttctcctctgaacgTGCCTGAACCACCTGAGCGTTGTTttccgcatcttgtcatcaatgggagccacgcacaccttctctcgaatatcatcattcctaatcttatccatcctactaTATCCGCACAtctacctcaacatcctcatttctgctaccttcatcttctggatatgtgatttcttaaccggccaacactcagccccatatatCATGGCCGGCCTAACccccgctttatagaacttacctttgagtgtcAGTGGCATTCTTTTGTCACACaatactccagatgctaacctccacttcatccatcctaccccgaTACGGTGCgtaacatcctcgtcgatctcccctcccccctgtataactgacccaaggtacttgaagctgtcTCTACTTTggatgacctgtgattcaagcctcacatccacgcccactTCCCTCTGCTCAGCGCTGAAATTACACTCTAGGTATTCCGTTTTTGTCCTGCttagcttgaaacccttagattcaagagcttgtctccaaacctccagcttCTCGTTAACACCGGTCCGTgtctcatcaattagaactatgtcatccgcgaataacatgcaccatggcacatccccttgaatgtgatgtgttaacgcatccatcaccagggcgaatAGGAATGGACTGAGCGCagaaccttggtgtaaccccataacaaccggAAAATCCTCAGAGTCGCCTCCCATTATCCTAACCCAAGTCTTtgccccatcatacatgtccttaatcgccataATGTAGGGAACCGACACGCCTTTTGCCTTCAAGCTTCTCCATAGAACTTCTCTATGAACCATGTCATACGTtttttctaggtcaataaacaccatgtgcagatctttcttcttatctctgtactgttcaaccaacctcctaacaaggtgtatagcttctgtAGTAGAACGACCTGGCATGAAACCAAATTGGTTGTCGGAGACGGATACCGTCATCCTCAACCTTGCTTccactacccttttccatactttcatagtatgacttagtaatttgatacccctataattgtttcagctctggatatcacctttgttcttataccgtgggaccaccgtactccacctccactcatctggcatcctctttgccttaaaaataacatttaacaacctagtcaaccactccaaacctgttttccccacacacttccaaaattccaccggAATCTCATCAGGCTCGGTCGCTTTGCCCCTACTCATTTTACTCATAGCTCCCACGACCTCCAAAACCTTGATGCGCCTGCAGTACCCAGAGTTTGCGTGACTCTCGGAATGCTCCAATTCACCGagcacaatatcctgatcccctacATCATTTAGAAGTGTTTGGAAGTAAGTCTGCCATCTCCTCCTAATCTGGGAATCTTCCATCAATACTATACCATCGTCGTCCTTGATGCATCTCACTCGGTCTAAATCTCGAGCTCTCCTCTCTCAGCCTGGCCAGCCTAAATAACTTATTCTCCCCTCCTTTCTCCCCTAGTTCCTCGTACATACGACTATAAGCCGCAGTTTTAGCCTCTGTAGATTcgcttccttcctagctaccttatacctctccaTGCACGCTCGCCTCTCCCCCTCACCTATGCTCCCCACTAACTTTCGGTACGCCTCCttttttgcttccactttaccttgtaccacttcattccaccaccagtctcctttgtgccTGCCGGAGACGCCTATtgagacccctaacacctctctcacaACCTCTCTTATATAGTTTGTTGTCGTTGACCACACAGAGTTCGCGTCACCACTGCTCCTCCAAGCTCCCATAACCGACAACCGCCCTTCCAACTATTGAGCTTTGTCCTTAGTTAAGGCTCCCCACCTGATTCTCGGTCTTCCTCGAGCAGACATTTTCCTCCTCTTCACCATAATACCAACGTCCAACACTAGGAGCCTATGTCGCGTCACGAGTGTCTCACCTTGCAATCCTTGCACAGCCCTGTGTCGTgcctcctgaggaggagatagtcaatctgagtttTCGCCACCGTATTTtgaaaagtaaccaaatgctcttCCCTCTTCAGAAAGCAAGAGTTAGCAACCATTAACCCAAAAGCCTTAGCGAAGTCCATTAACGAGGTTCCTCCTCCGTTCCTCTCCCCAAAGCCGAAGCCTCCATGCACTTCGTCATACACACCTGCGGTTGATCCAATATggccattgaaatcccctcctatgaataactTCTCAGTAGGTGGTACCTGATATATAATcccatccaacccctcccaaaagcgcaGTTTAACCTCCTCATCTAGGCCCATATGAAGCACATAGGCACTAACAACGTTTACGGTGCACTAACTAACCACCAACTTAATAATCATCAATCTCTCGTTCACTCGTCTACCCTCAACAACAGACTATAGATTTTCGCCAGCTCTATATTGACCCTTCTCTTCTTGAGGATCTTCGCCAGCTCTATAGATTTACATGTCAATGAACCTACGTTCCATGACCCAATTCTCAACCGATGGACACCCTTGTTCCCTTTACCTCCCTTGCATCCCGACCCACCTCCTAGCCCCCGCCCTACCTCCCGACCCACCCCCCGCACTCCCCGAGGACATGGACTCACTCGACCATCCCAGACTACAGCCACGGTAACTCCACGGACTAGGGGGAGTCACTACCAGACACCACAGAACAAACTAGAATAAGACAAGATGCCACTATAGGCGCCCTAATCTGGTGACTAAACTAATAAGAACTAAAGGACATCAATTTTATTAACACAATAGAGATAAATAGGCAAACTGGAGGTACCAATTCCCGTGACTATAACCTGGGAATTGTCTTGGTATACTCGACTGTATGGCGTCCACCTAGCTCGTTCGCGTCTAACTCCTGCTGTTCCGTGCTGATACTCGTGTTGTTTTTCACTGTTTACACGTGCACGTCTCGCTCGCCGCCCAAAGCCACTGGTCCTAACTGAAACTGTCAGACAGGTCCTGCTGCGTCGTGTCAGAATGCTCTGGCTTGAAGACGGATCTGGTTTATATGTCACCATGGCACTGCAACCAGGCCTGAAACCTGACTGTGGTTGTCCCCACTCGCCGGCGATTGATTCGTGTCTCGCCGGAGTAAGAGGGGGAGAAGACAAAGACGGGAAAGGAGGATAGGCGGGGTGAGAGACATGGgcagagagagagaggaggggtGTTGGATGATGGGGAGGAGAGAGGGGCGAGGGGACTCACCTGGGCGGTGGGTGGTCGCCGACGACTGGATTAGTCGCTGTTAGAAATTTTTGTTATGTTACCGTTGGGTGTTGGTAGTGAGCATTTGAAGAGAGAGTTAATTCTACCACTGAATACGGATAATTTTATCAAGTACAAACAAAAGAAGGTTagctttttaccattttaagaaatAAGCGTACgagaatttgtactctttatacaAGGTTAGCAAAATTAAAagttaaataaatatatatatgtattttttttacaTAGATATtttaacaaaataataatatatgtattgattttatatgataccatgatttattattttaatattataataGTAGTACATTAAGATGAGGACAAGACTATTTTTTGGGgggttaattatttatgatatttataacaagtaataagtaaagtcgTGAAGATAGAGGGTAAGTgagttaaagaaaataagttcattgaaggttgtcgatttaggataaaatacggtctgagTCATAATTATAATATCCGATATTTATGAATTAGTACCATAAAACGCACCATATGACCACGTTGGTATGATGtaaaaagtgtattaaaaataagtaaaattttaagtaattttagataattcttaattatacggataATTGGTTAACTACCGGGTAACGAGacacattacctaattaactaataagtcggataaagattaaaattttctcccacccccacgtggcagcTTTGCCTTAGGAAGTGATGACTCTTAATTCATAGATCATGATATTCACTCCTATAAACTACACTTGTCTAGGTTATGTATAAAAGTATGTGAAACATACCAGCTAGCATGTTACTACTTACTAATAAGAGGGAATAGTAAGCACCTCTTGGTCAACATGAGTGCTTCCCAGGAATTACCAATTAATCCGAGGGTATTATTGTCATTTAACGTATTTCTAGGCCGACTCTTATTGGTGGGACAACACGTGCAGTCTCATTTTCTGTCAATGGAACATTTGTTGCACTCTAGGACTTTTGTTCTCTCTCTAACTCCCATTCGTTCTTAAGTTTTCTTGTCAGAGCTTTTTTTTATCCCAGGTGAGGGTTATGTTACTGTTgtttttagttattttatttcATAATTATCTTGCAATTTTCTGTAAATcatttgaatttttcattttggtCGTTGTTTTCTACTAGGTTTTGTTGTTCTCATCTTGTgtttttctgtttcatttagttgTTGTTTTCTGCTGGATTTCCTTGTCctcatcttttatttttctgtttCATTTGGTTCTATAAGTGTTTGACAAAATTCTTCAATGACAGGACTTCGATTAAACTTCTATTATTATCTTTCGATTAATTTGTTCCTTCACACAGAAAGAAGGGGCTGGTAATTTGAGCTTAGGTACATCATGGGGGTTGACGATTCCATATTCCGCCAATTGGTTTTCAGATGTGCTTGATTTTCTCTATTAAGAATTCTTTTTCATGGTTTGGCGGTAAACTCTTTTGCCCATGAAGAATCTGGAGTGGTTAGGTTTTTTTTTCGATTTGGTgagtttttcaaaataaaaatgtgTAAACAATTCAAATTAAAAAGGAGCTTCACTCTATTTGACAATATTAATTTTGTAAAGACTTTCAAAATATAGATGtatcaaaattactatttaaatTACCTTAGGCAAATCTTATTTTTGGATAACACCTTTAAGCTACATGTTGAGTTCTCAGTCAATTGGGACGGTTAAAAATGCTTGGGCTTTATTTGAACCATAAATCTAAATTTGTGACAACAAGATAAAGTTGGCACCATACAAGATAAATTTAGTAGAAGTTAGCCCAAGAGAAGACTGCAAAACAAGCAGGCCTACTAAAATGGATCAATATGTGTTGCTGCTTCTTCACTTCAAAGTGAATTTTTCAGGCATTACTTTCGAATTAGGTATCCACaattattttagacataaagTGAACTCGAACTGTACCGCTGCATTTCCCCATTAAAAAAGATTACAGCTGTGCGATTCTTTTTTGGGGATTGATAATTGGGATGTTACCAGCAAATCTTCGAATTTGTTATACACATATATTGTATTCAGCTACCTTTGTATTGTCAATGGAAATTGTTTTCTTTCTGAACTATTGAAATGCACTTGCTATCTTGCGGTAATTAGCTTGTGAAGAAATATCTTCCAAACGAATAAATAAATGGCCATATTCAGAAGAGAGAAATGATGAAATGAAACTCAAGTGGCGTGATAGTTATGGGAAGATATCAAGTGATAAAAAAGAGATAATGTTACTATAATGACGCACGAAAGAGTTGGAGTGACAAAAATATGATTGCGGTAATTTTCACATATCTTGATGCTGAATTttttaatgtcacgacccaaactcaaacctggtcgtgatggcgcctcaaGTGAAGaaaaggtcagccgacacaacacccattttaaccctttaagcattaagagtcattttaagcctttaataAAAAAATGTTTCATAATATAAGACTGAATGAACAGTGTGGAAATAACACACCAGCCCGACATCAgcgtgtcactagtcatgagcatctactacaactgtctaacTACATCAAGACCAACATGGTCGGAAAAAGTCACAATTTATACATAAGGAAGGATAAAGAGGGAGAAAGTAGAGCCGCGATCGCTAGGCAGCtatcttgctaactccgatgaaacTGCCACGAAGCTCAGAAATACCTAAATCTACGCaaaaggtgcaaggagtaatgtgagtaatcTAACcgagtaagtaataaaagtaaataaagtatGAGCAGTAAGACATCACGTATACCACATCATGGCACCACAGAGGATACCGTATTTTTCCAAAGACATGATACAAATCAAATCACTTCGTTAAACTTTCATCCTCGGAAAAATCCTTTGGAAAATATCTTTCTAACCTTCCCAATagaggtttaatgaaatatatatatctcataatcggcccctcgggcaaagcatatcTCGACCGCCCTTCGGCATAATAGAAATTCACatccatttcataacttaaaaacttcagtttaaatgaaagttattcaaaacatttgttcaacattttcaatagaggctcggtttaaagatgagtgaaagcagtaagtaaatcaacatattcaatagaaactcactttaaagaggagtgaaaaatTGTAAGTTCATAGACTGGCCCCTCgagcaaagcatcactcatgtacatgtaaatatatagcccctcgggcaagcctctcagtcactcatgactcaactcttaccaatcaccgctcacactcagcactcacactcaataggtaccatatagtaaccgttgcgacgcgcagcccgatgcagatatcgctgcggcgtgcagccctatCCATAAATATAGTCGactgcactcactaggggtgtgcagactccggaggggctcctacagcccaatcactatatcgctgcggcgtgcatcccgatctaacatattgctgcggcgtgcagcccgatccatatacatatatacatatttatCGCTGCGGCGTGTAACCTGATCCtcaaatatataatcctcacaaccaggccctcggcctctctcagtcattaacctcacattCAGACCcttggtctatctcagtcatcaacctcacaatcagaccctaggtctatctcaatcatcaacctcacaatcacttgggccatcagtaaaacagggaactcaactCAAACAGTTTTCAAATTCTTAAGTAGTAAAGTGCTAAAACCAGATTTAAATAATAAACAAgtaaatcatgactgaggatatgctttcaaaaacaaatagagtgaggaagaatagtaaaaatacccctaagggtctcaacaggtcggcacaaggccccaaacatggcatacatcccaaaatataatatcaatttcTAAAATATGGGATATTATAAGATTTCAAATTAAAtgcgcgacttaacagtcgtacgggatagaccaagtcacaatacccaacagtgcacgactccacgctcgtcatctagcgtgtgcgtcacctcaaagtagcacaacgatgtgaaatccggggtttcaaaccctcaggacaacatttacaatcattacttacctcgattcggtccaaactctagcccgcgatgcctttgccctcacgaatcaacCTCCTGATGCTCCAAATGTAGccataatcagtacataaccattaaaatatgctaagggaacaaagcccacacgAAAAATATCCAATATACATCAAAAATGCCGAAATTGCTTAAACCTGgtcccctgggcccacgtctcggaatccgacgaaaATAACATTAATAGAATCCCCATCCTCCcacaagtctatacatatcaagaacatcaaaatcggacgtcaaatggtccctcaaatcccaaattacactctccaaataca
This region includes:
- the LOC138875265 gene encoding uncharacterized protein, which translates into the protein MGLDEEVKLRFWEGLDGIIYQVPPTEKLFIGGDFNGHIGSTAGVYDEVHGGFGFGERNGGGTSLMDFAKAFGLMVANSCFLKREEHLVTFQNTVAKTQIDYLLLRRHDTGLCKDCKRRKMSARGRPRIRWGALTKDKAQ